A part of Salmo salar chromosome ssa18, Ssal_v3.1, whole genome shotgun sequence genomic DNA contains:
- the LOC106577136 gene encoding cytochrome P450 26A1: MRHSWGKRAYKSAEWRVRHNSQVKHLATSTPRGPLHAVHLALVKKILLEMGFGALFITCFCTLVLPLLLIVAAMKLWEMYVISGSDPTCQSPLPPGTMGLPFLGETLQMVLQRRTFLKMKRQKYGYIYKTHLFGSPTVRIMGSEHVKKILMSEHKLVAAQWPASVRLILGSHALSNAHGALHKSKKKAIMKAFSREAMEQYIPVIREEVRCAVDNWLQSDSCVLMYPEMKRLMFRIAMRILLGFEPEQTKTDELELVEVFEEMIKNLFSLPIDVPFSGLYRGLRARNIIHSKIEQNIKKKLSNIDNNNNYKDALQLLIEDGERKEERVSMEEIKESATELLFGGHETTASTATSLVMFLGLHAHVVRKMRHELQEKHLLGAQSDDKPLSIELLEQLKYIGCVIKETLRINPPVPGGFRVVLKTFELNGYQIPKGWKVIYSICDTHDVLDTLINKEEFQPERFMSPDDSSRFGYIPFGGGARTCVGKEFAKVLLKVFLVEVVTRCDWTLLNGPPTMKTGPTVYPVDNLPTKFTKCIQTY; encoded by the exons ATGAGGCATAGTTGGGGGAAACGGGCGTATAAAAGCGCAGAATGGAGGGTGAGACACAACAGTCAAGTGAAACATTTGGCTACTTCCACTCCCCGAGGTCCACTCCACGCCGTCCATCTTGCACTTGTTAAAAAAATTCTCCTAGAGATGGGGTTCGGCGCTTTATTCATAACATGTTTTTGCACTCTCGTGCTCCCACTCCTTTTGATCGTGGCGGCGATGAAACTGTGGGAAATGTACGTCATTAGTGGAAGTGATCCAACCTGTCAGAGTCCTCTTCCTCCGGGTACCATGGGACTGCCCTTCCTTGGAGAGACGCTTCAGATGGTCCTACAG AGaagaacatttctaaaaatgaaACGTCAGAAATATGGATATATTTATAAGACGCATCTCTTTGGGAGTCCAACCGTGAGGATAATGGGTTCAGAACATGTGAAAAAGATTCTGATGTCAGAACACAAATTGGTCGCGGCTCAGTGGCCAGCATCAGTCCGACTCATCCTCGGGTCGCACGCCCTCTCCAATGCGCACGGCGCGCTCCACAAGAGCAAGAAAAAG GCGATCATGAAAGCCTTTTCCCGGGAAGCCATGGAACAGTATATTCCTGTGAtccgggaggaggtgagatgcGCCGTGGATAACTGGCTGCAGAGCGACTCTTGCGTGCTAATGTACCCAGAGATGAAGCGCCTCATGTTCCGCATCGCAATGAGGATCCTGCTTGGCTTCGAGCCCGAGCAAACAAAGACCGACGAGCTGGAATTAGTGGAAGTGTTCGAAGAAATGATAAAGAACCTTTTCTCCCTACCAATCGATGTTCCTTTCAGCGGCTTGTACCGG GGTCTGAGAGCGCGCAACATCATCCACTCAAAAATAGAGCAAAACATCAAAAAGAAGCTGTCCAATATTGATAACAACAATAATTATAAGGATGCGCTGCAATTATTGATTGAGGACGGTGAGAGGAAGGAGGAGCGAGTAAGCATGGAG GAGATAAAAGAATCTGCCACAGAATTACTATTCGGTGGCCACGAGACGACAGCGAGCACTGCGACCTCTCTGGTGATGTTTCTCGGGCTGCATGCGCATGTCGTGCGTAAAATGCGCCATGAGCTTCAGGAGAAG CATTTGTTGGGAGCCCAATCAGACGACAAACCGCTGAGTATTGAGTTGTTGGAGCAGTTGAAGTACATCGGCTGTGTCATTAAGGAAACTCTCCGGATCAACCCTCCTGTCCCTGGTGGCTTCCGTGTAGTACTGAAGACTTTTGAGCTTAAT GGCTACCAGATTCCCAAGGGTTGGAAAGTCATCTACAGCATCTGCGACACTCACGACGTGCTGGACACACTTATTAATAAGGAGGAGTTTCAGCCAGAGAGGTTTATGTCACCAGATGACTCCTCCCGGTTCGGTTACATCCCCTTCGGGGGTGGTGCGAGGACATGTGTGGGTAAAGAGTTTGCTAAAGTTTTACTTAAGGTATTCCTGGTCGAGGTGGTCACCAGATGCGACTGGACTTTGTTGAATGGACCACCGACAATGAAAACAGGCCCAACCGTTTATCCAGTGGACAATCTGCCCACAAAATTCACCAAATGTATCCAGACCTACTGA